From Cucumis melo cultivar AY chromosome 1, USDA_Cmelo_AY_1.0, whole genome shotgun sequence, a single genomic window includes:
- the LOC103489690 gene encoding pentatricopeptide repeat-containing protein At3g22470, mitochondrial-like isoform X1, whose product MAFKTNTVASASSIVAISSKAKILSSLFTHSPTIPSSNPQIFSANHPKSLHALSERMSLQHGLPMFIHNCKKVREALSAMAGIMRRGYIPDVVTYTSLIKGLCMEHRISEATKLFMRMPKLGCWPNVVTYGTLIKGLCRTGNINLALKLHQEMLNGTSPYAINCKPNIVSYNIIIDELCKIGKWKEAKRLFNEMVDQGVRPDVVTFSALIDMLCKEGMVIEAKKFLETMMLRGIVPDLFTYTSLIEGFCLVGDLDSAKELFLSMPSKGYEPDVISYTVLIYGYCKTLNMEEAMKLYYKMLHVGKWPDMKTFSVLLKGLFLAGKVCDAKKLFGVIKPYAVPENLYICGVFLDGLCKNGCLFEAMELFNELKSYNMKLDIESFNCLIDGLCKARKLETAWELFEKLSQEGLQPDVVTYCIMINGFCKDGQVDNANILFQMMEENGCTPNLHTYHALMHGFYKNNKLEEVVQLLHKMIQKDVSLAAGIYTIVEDMVSKDERYREWLDILQRFPVQKHQT is encoded by the exons ATGGCTTTCAAGACCAACACCGTTGCTTCCGCTTCTTCTATCGTTGCAATTTCTTCCAAAGCTAAGATCTTATCCTCTCTATTTACTCACTCTCCAACCATTCCATCATCAAATCCCCAAATTTTCTCTGCAAATCATCCTAAATCCCTACATGCATTGTCGGAACGGATGTCGCTTCAGCACGGGCTTCCAATGTTCATACACAATTGCAAGAAAG TTAGGGAAGCTCTTTCGGCCATGGCGGGTATTATGAGGAGAGGTTACATTCCTGATGTAGTGACATATACTTCCTTGATTAAGGGCTTGTGCATGGAGCATAGGATTAGTGAAGCCACAAAGCTATTTATGAGAATGCCAAAGTTAGGTTGTTGGCCTAATGTTGTTACTTATGGAACTTTAATCAAGGGCCTATGTCGAACAGGGAATATTAACCTTGCACTTAAGTTGCATCAGGAAATGCTCAATGGCACTAGTCCATATGCGATTAATTGTAAGCCTAATATTGTTTCATATAATATCATCATAGATGAGCTTTGTAAGATTGGAAAGTGGAAGGAGGCTAAACGTTTATTCAATGAGATGGTGGATCAAGGTGTTCGACCAGACGTGGTCACATTTAGTGCATTGATTGATATGCTTTGCAAGGAAGGAATGGTTATCGAAGCTAAGAAGTTTCTAGAGACGATGATGCTTAGGGGTATCGTTCCTGATTTGTTTACTTATACTTCACTGATTGAGGGGTTTTGTTTGGTTGGTGACCTGGATAGTGCCAAGGAGTTGTTCCTTAGTATGCCAAGTAAGGGATATGAACCTGATGTGATTAGTTACACCGTGCTGATCTATGGGTATTGTAAAACCTTGAACATGGAAGAAGCAATGAAGCTTTATTATAAAATGCTTCATGTGGGAAAGTGGCCAGATATGAAAACTTTTAGTGTATTGTTAAAAGGGCTTTTTCTTGCTGGCAAGGTTTGTGATGCAAAGAAACTATTTGGTGTCATTAAACCTTATGCTGTTCCcgaaaatttatatatatgtggTGTTTTCTTAGATGGGTTGTGTAAGAATGGTTGTTTATTTGAAGCAATGGAACTTTTCAATGAGCTCAAATCATACAACATGAAATTGGACATTGAAAGCTTCAATTGTCTAATTGATGGCCTATGCAAAGCAAGGAAACTTGAAACTGCTTGGGAGCTATTTGAAAAATTATCTCAGGAAGGGCTTCAACCAGATGTTGTGACTTATTGCATTATGATCAATGGGTTTTGTAAAGACGGACAAGTAGATAAtgcaaatattttatttcaaatgatGGAAGAAAATGGTTGTACTCCCAACTTACATACTTATCATGCCCTGATGCATGGTTtctacaaaaataataaattagagGAGGTGGTTCAACTCCTTCATAAGATGATTCAAAAGGATGTGTCACTAGCTGCTGGCATTTACACTATAGTTGAAGACATGGTTTCCAAAGATGAAAGATATCGAGAATGGCTAGACATACTTCAGAGGTTTCCTGTCCAAAAGCATCAAACTTGA
- the LOC103489690 gene encoding pentatricopeptide repeat-containing protein At3g22470, mitochondrial-like isoform X2, whose product MAGIMRRGYIPDVVTYTSLIKGLCMEHRISEATKLFMRMPKLGCWPNVVTYGTLIKGLCRTGNINLALKLHQEMLNGTSPYAINCKPNIVSYNIIIDELCKIGKWKEAKRLFNEMVDQGVRPDVVTFSALIDMLCKEGMVIEAKKFLETMMLRGIVPDLFTYTSLIEGFCLVGDLDSAKELFLSMPSKGYEPDVISYTVLIYGYCKTLNMEEAMKLYYKMLHVGKWPDMKTFSVLLKGLFLAGKVCDAKKLFGVIKPYAVPENLYICGVFLDGLCKNGCLFEAMELFNELKSYNMKLDIESFNCLIDGLCKARKLETAWELFEKLSQEGLQPDVVTYCIMINGFCKDGQVDNANILFQMMEENGCTPNLHTYHALMHGFYKNNKLEEVVQLLHKMIQKDVSLAAGIYTIVEDMVSKDERYREWLDILQRFPVQKHQT is encoded by the coding sequence ATGGCGGGTATTATGAGGAGAGGTTACATTCCTGATGTAGTGACATATACTTCCTTGATTAAGGGCTTGTGCATGGAGCATAGGATTAGTGAAGCCACAAAGCTATTTATGAGAATGCCAAAGTTAGGTTGTTGGCCTAATGTTGTTACTTATGGAACTTTAATCAAGGGCCTATGTCGAACAGGGAATATTAACCTTGCACTTAAGTTGCATCAGGAAATGCTCAATGGCACTAGTCCATATGCGATTAATTGTAAGCCTAATATTGTTTCATATAATATCATCATAGATGAGCTTTGTAAGATTGGAAAGTGGAAGGAGGCTAAACGTTTATTCAATGAGATGGTGGATCAAGGTGTTCGACCAGACGTGGTCACATTTAGTGCATTGATTGATATGCTTTGCAAGGAAGGAATGGTTATCGAAGCTAAGAAGTTTCTAGAGACGATGATGCTTAGGGGTATCGTTCCTGATTTGTTTACTTATACTTCACTGATTGAGGGGTTTTGTTTGGTTGGTGACCTGGATAGTGCCAAGGAGTTGTTCCTTAGTATGCCAAGTAAGGGATATGAACCTGATGTGATTAGTTACACCGTGCTGATCTATGGGTATTGTAAAACCTTGAACATGGAAGAAGCAATGAAGCTTTATTATAAAATGCTTCATGTGGGAAAGTGGCCAGATATGAAAACTTTTAGTGTATTGTTAAAAGGGCTTTTTCTTGCTGGCAAGGTTTGTGATGCAAAGAAACTATTTGGTGTCATTAAACCTTATGCTGTTCCcgaaaatttatatatatgtggTGTTTTCTTAGATGGGTTGTGTAAGAATGGTTGTTTATTTGAAGCAATGGAACTTTTCAATGAGCTCAAATCATACAACATGAAATTGGACATTGAAAGCTTCAATTGTCTAATTGATGGCCTATGCAAAGCAAGGAAACTTGAAACTGCTTGGGAGCTATTTGAAAAATTATCTCAGGAAGGGCTTCAACCAGATGTTGTGACTTATTGCATTATGATCAATGGGTTTTGTAAAGACGGACAAGTAGATAAtgcaaatattttatttcaaatgatGGAAGAAAATGGTTGTACTCCCAACTTACATACTTATCATGCCCTGATGCATGGTTtctacaaaaataataaattagagGAGGTGGTTCAACTCCTTCATAAGATGATTCAAAAGGATGTGTCACTAGCTGCTGGCATTTACACTATAGTTGAAGACATGGTTTCCAAAGATGAAAGATATCGAGAATGGCTAGACATACTTCAGAGGTTTCCTGTCCAAAAGCATCAAACTTGA